The following coding sequences lie in one Euhalothece natronophila Z-M001 genomic window:
- the tpiA gene encoding triose-phosphate isomerase — protein MRRVVIAGNWKMHKTQAESLEFLQSFLPKLENTPEDREVILCAPYTDLGMMSKNLHGTRVRLSSQNVHWEESGAFTGEISPAMLTEVGVTYAVVGHSERRQYFGETDETVNLRARAAQKAGLTPILCVGESKEQRDAGKTETVISEQLKADLAGVDLSRLVIAYEPIWAIGTGDTCEAKEANRVIGLIRSQLSSGDIPIQYGGSVKSSNIDEIMAQPEIDGALVGGASLDPEGFARIVNYQSV, from the coding sequence GTGCGAAGAGTCGTTATTGCTGGCAACTGGAAAATGCACAAAACCCAAGCAGAATCCCTAGAGTTTCTGCAATCCTTTCTCCCAAAGCTCGAAAATACTCCTGAAGATAGAGAAGTGATTCTCTGTGCCCCCTATACTGATTTAGGGATGATGTCGAAAAACTTACATGGAACTCGGGTTCGTTTAAGCTCACAAAATGTCCATTGGGAAGAGTCTGGCGCATTTACTGGGGAAATTTCTCCCGCTATGCTAACAGAAGTCGGAGTAACCTATGCTGTAGTAGGGCACAGTGAACGTCGCCAATACTTTGGAGAAACAGATGAAACCGTTAATTTACGCGCTCGGGCAGCTCAAAAGGCAGGTTTAACACCTATTCTTTGTGTAGGAGAAAGTAAAGAACAACGAGATGCTGGAAAAACTGAAACTGTTATTAGTGAACAATTAAAAGCAGATTTAGCGGGAGTCGATTTATCTCGCTTAGTGATTGCTTATGAACCAATTTGGGCAATTGGAACAGGTGACACTTGTGAAGCAAAAGAAGCGAATCGAGTAATTGGTTTAATTCGTTCTCAGCTAAGTAGTGGTGATATTCCCATTCAATATGGCGGTTCTGTTAAAAGCAGTAATATTGATGAAATTATGGCTCAACCTGAAATTGATGGCGCTTTAGTCGGTGGAGCAAGTTTAGATCCAGAAGGATTTGCTCGTATTGTCAATTATCAGTCGGTTTAA
- a CDS encoding transposase: MKDLSNAQELIYQLVELMESDYQKQSLQAFLELFLKAQGTHRPQHSALKSASALSRFLNHYIWSARSLIRQVRRMIKQQLSHYHPRGRRPHLQVIIDLTTLEKRGKFKGYQDLVHVFDGKRGLHLVVIYLVVGRWRLPWSFRIYRGKGHSTPAQLGLKLVRQLPRWLKRQFQVMVLADTAFGSVEFLKGIRSLKLHAITGVRRDRLLQDHRPLWQLHQPGQQVRLQGLNFPVSVAWFYLKRDGEKKRSKRYVLSTKPLKASTIVWWGRHRWQIEGFFKTAKYRFGLHRFAQKTLKGMYRWLILSLVAFLLAHWGYLSLDTKELPDWGVAATIILETCLVELVIALLLAEVERQRPLLKQQGLDVQITRCKIWVNQ; the protein is encoded by the coding sequence ATGAAAGACCTGAGTAATGCACAAGAGCTCATCTATCAATTGGTAGAATTGATGGAAAGCGACTATCAAAAACAAAGTCTTCAAGCTTTCTTGGAACTGTTTCTAAAAGCTCAAGGAACACACCGCCCCCAACACTCAGCACTTAAATCAGCCAGTGCTCTCAGTCGTTTTCTCAATCATTACATCTGGTCAGCGCGATCGCTCATCCGCCAAGTCAGACGGATGATTAAGCAACAACTAAGCCACTACCATCCCCGAGGTCGGCGTCCTCACTTACAAGTAATCATTGACTTAACAACTTTGGAAAAACGGGGAAAGTTTAAGGGCTATCAAGACCTAGTTCATGTGTTTGATGGCAAAAGAGGATTGCATCTAGTGGTCATCTATCTGGTAGTGGGACGGTGGCGTCTTCCATGGAGTTTTCGCATCTATCGAGGAAAAGGACATTCCACTCCAGCACAGTTAGGATTGAAGTTAGTACGGCAACTACCGCGATGGCTGAAACGCCAGTTTCAGGTCATGGTGTTGGCAGACACAGCTTTTGGTAGCGTCGAATTTCTCAAAGGAATCCGCTCTCTGAAGCTTCATGCTATTACTGGTGTTCGTCGTGACCGTCTCCTCCAAGATCATCGCCCTCTGTGGCAATTACATCAGCCTGGCCAACAAGTCAGGCTTCAAGGACTTAATTTTCCGGTTAGTGTAGCTTGGTTCTATCTCAAACGAGATGGAGAAAAGAAACGCTCTAAGCGTTATGTTCTCTCCACCAAACCCTTAAAAGCCAGTACCATTGTTTGGTGGGGAAGACATCGCTGGCAAATTGAGGGATTTTTTAAGACCGCTAAATACCGTTTTGGTCTTCATCGGTTTGCTCAAAAGACTCTCAAGGGAATGTATCGTTGGTTGATCTTGTCCTTAGTGGCTTTTTTGCTTGCTCATTGGGGTTATCTTTCTCTTGATACCAAAGAGCTCCCCGATTGGGGAGTGGCTGCAACCATTATTCTTGAAACTTGCTTGGTGGAATTAGTTATTGCTCTATTGTTAGCGGAAGTTGAGCGTCAACGACCTTTACTGAAACAGCAGGGATTAGATGTTCAAATTACCAGGTGCAAGATCTGGGTAAACCAATGA
- a CDS encoding DEP domain-containing protein, translating to MFIITTDQVTYNQGIRRYPSQIEYVSIFVYQKQLFVKGDSYSYQERHTAIAQAQRNLISGIISLIVIDDHDNYLICYQDQNLELLPEKSLPNLETIVNAIRNHSGLIKNNQYKLRTYPRSIIGTELVDWLCDHFHCSREQAVEIGQSLINHRWLHHTWDDHNFKDEPLLYRFYQDESITLPLIAK from the coding sequence ATGTTTATTATCACTACTGATCAAGTTACTTATAATCAAGGAATCCGTCGTTATCCTTCACAAATTGAATATGTTTCTATATTTGTTTACCAAAAGCAGCTTTTTGTTAAAGGAGACTCTTATTCTTATCAGGAGAGACACACAGCGATCGCGCAAGCCCAACGCAACCTAATCTCAGGAATCATCTCTCTTATTGTCATTGATGATCACGATAATTATCTTATTTGTTATCAAGACCAAAACCTAGAATTATTACCAGAGAAAAGTCTCCCTAATCTAGAAACGATTGTCAATGCTATCCGCAATCACTCAGGATTAATTAAAAATAATCAGTATAAACTCAGAACCTATCCCCGATCAATTATTGGAACCGAATTAGTAGATTGGTTATGTGATCATTTCCATTGTTCCCGAGAACAAGCTGTGGAAATCGGACAATCATTAATTAATCATCGTTGGTTACATCACACTTGGGATGATCATAATTTCAAAGATGAACCTCTCCTCTATCGCTTTTATCAAGATGAAAGCATTACTCTCCCTTTAATTGCAAAGTGA
- the iscB gene encoding RNA-guided endonuclease IscB: MSNYVFVIDQNQTPLKPVHPKRARQLLSFGKAAVFRLFPFTLILKQEVSEPNVHPLILKIDPGSQVTGFALVTEGGEVVWRMQLEHRGGIIKKRLEQRRALRRQRRSRLRYRKPRFLNRKRKEGWLPPSLMHRVQTTETWVKRLLKFCPIQEIWIERVKFDTQLMENPEISGQEYQQGTLQGYTVREYLLEKWYRKCTYCKKEGIPLQVEHIYPRSKGGSNRVSNLGLACEKCNQKKGNTLIEDFLKRKPTLLESVLKQAKTPLKDTSAVNATRKKIVEVISKHSSLKTATGAQTKMNRVRLGLPKEHCLDAACVGEVERLTILSDQPLMVTATGTGGRQKCQTNKFGYPIKHRPLRPIQGFQTGDIVKVDIPKGKNQGQWRGRLCPYSDGNCEIYPKGRKRLGTKLSYVSEVMHRKDGYKYRH; the protein is encoded by the coding sequence ATGTCAAACTATGTGTTTGTAATTGACCAAAACCAAACACCACTAAAACCAGTCCATCCTAAAAGAGCGAGGCAATTGCTTTCTTTTGGTAAAGCTGCCGTCTTTCGACTGTTTCCTTTCACTCTCATCCTTAAACAAGAGGTGTCTGAGCCAAATGTCCACCCACTAATCCTGAAAATTGACCCAGGCTCTCAAGTAACAGGCTTCGCTTTAGTTACCGAGGGAGGAGAAGTAGTTTGGAGAATGCAACTAGAGCATCGTGGAGGGATAATCAAGAAACGTTTAGAACAAAGACGAGCCTTAAGAAGACAGCGACGTTCAAGACTTCGTTATCGAAAGCCTCGTTTCTTAAACCGTAAGCGCAAAGAAGGATGGCTACCCCCCTCGTTAATGCACAGAGTCCAAACCACTGAGACTTGGGTGAAACGCTTGCTCAAGTTCTGTCCGATTCAAGAAATCTGGATAGAGAGAGTTAAGTTTGATACCCAGTTGATGGAAAATCCTGAGATTAGTGGCCAGGAATATCAGCAAGGAACCTTGCAAGGCTATACTGTCCGAGAATACCTCCTCGAAAAGTGGTACAGAAAATGTACTTACTGTAAGAAAGAAGGTATCCCTCTCCAAGTAGAACACATCTATCCTCGGTCTAAAGGAGGAAGTAACCGAGTGAGCAACCTTGGTCTGGCTTGTGAGAAGTGTAATCAAAAGAAAGGCAATACACTCATTGAAGATTTCTTGAAAAGGAAACCAACTCTCCTTGAGAGTGTCCTTAAACAAGCGAAGACTCCTCTTAAAGACACATCAGCAGTTAACGCCACCCGTAAAAAGATTGTCGAGGTAATCTCAAAACATTCCTCACTCAAAACAGCGACAGGGGCGCAAACCAAGATGAATCGAGTCCGTTTAGGATTACCAAAAGAACATTGTTTAGACGCTGCTTGTGTGGGAGAGGTTGAGAGGTTAACCATTTTGTCCGATCAACCACTAATGGTGACAGCGACAGGGACAGGAGGGAGACAAAAATGCCAAACTAATAAGTTTGGGTATCCAATCAAGCATCGTCCTTTGAGACCAATTCAAGGCTTTCAAACAGGAGACATTGTTAAAGTTGATATCCCGAAAGGGAAAAATCAAGGTCAATGGAGAGGGCGTTTGTGTCCTTATTCGGATGGAAACTGTGAGATTTACCCGAAAGGTCGTAAAAGACTGGGAACTAAATTATCTTATGTCTCAGAGGTAATGCACCGTAAAGATGGCTATAAATATCGCCATTAG
- a CDS encoding metal ABC transporter solute-binding protein, Zn/Mn family, producing MIKGIYQLAGMSLLLSVGLMGCEPPDTNSTAGEAPKVVTTTTMITDWTDNIAGDTIEVIGLLDAGDDPHIYEPVPQDSQNIEEADLILYNGHDLEPELIRLIEGAGENTRQFAVGELISPLDESAMEEGETEFVPDPHVWGDVENVIVMVEAIAEELAAVSPENEEVYQENLEEYTAELEELHDWIGEQIETIPSENRKLVTTHDAFQYYTEAYGLEVVGTLIGISTEEQPSAQTVGRLASTVRETGVTTIFAEALINPRLIETVAEEAGVELAEEELYGDAIGAPGSDGDTYIKMMEANTRTIVTNLGGINSK from the coding sequence ATGATAAAAGGAATTTATCAATTAGCTGGAATGAGTCTCCTCTTAAGTGTTGGCTTAATGGGCTGTGAACCGCCAGACACCAATTCCACAGCAGGAGAAGCCCCAAAAGTGGTTACTACCACAACCATGATTACCGATTGGACAGACAATATCGCTGGGGATACCATTGAAGTGATTGGATTACTGGATGCTGGCGATGATCCCCACATTTATGAACCAGTTCCCCAAGATAGTCAAAATATTGAAGAAGCTGATTTAATCCTATACAACGGTCATGACTTAGAACCAGAGTTAATTCGACTCATAGAAGGCGCTGGAGAGAATACCCGTCAATTTGCAGTGGGAGAACTCATTTCCCCCCTTGATGAGTCTGCGATGGAGGAAGGAGAAACTGAATTTGTACCTGATCCTCACGTTTGGGGGGATGTAGAAAATGTAATTGTCATGGTAGAAGCAATTGCTGAAGAATTAGCGGCTGTTTCCCCAGAAAATGAAGAGGTTTATCAGGAAAATTTAGAAGAATACACTGCCGAATTAGAAGAACTCCATGATTGGATAGGGGAACAAATTGAGACAATCCCCTCAGAAAACCGAAAATTAGTCACCACCCATGACGCTTTCCAGTATTATACAGAAGCCTATGGATTAGAAGTCGTTGGAACTCTCATTGGAATTAGTACCGAAGAACAACCCAGCGCTCAAACAGTTGGCAGACTTGCCAGTACAGTGCGCGAAACAGGTGTTACCACTATTTTTGCGGAAGCTCTCATTAATCCGAGACTCATTGAAACGGTTGCCGAAGAAGCAGGAGTAGAGTTAGCAGAAGAAGAATTATATGGGGATGCTATTGGCGCGCCTGGCTCTGACGGTGATACTTATATCAAGATGATGGAAGCCAACACCAGAACCATAGTGACAAATTTAGGGGGTATTAACAGTAAATAA
- a CDS encoding metal ABC transporter ATP-binding protein yields the protein MTTAGYRIGESSLLGVDSPQPVIQVKNLNVSYRGVEALQGINCEFQAGRLTGIIGPNGAGKSTLLKAMLGLLPAKGKVKWGNGSLATNRSRLAYVPQRSKIDWDYPVTVWDVVMMGRVKATGWLRRFSASSRHIALESLKRVGMEKLRDRAISQLSGGQQQRVFLARALAQQAEIFFLDEPFVGVDQKTQNIIFGIFRELTASGKTVIVINHDLGATITHFDDLILLNKELIAAGTRETVLTKENLYAAYDGQVMFFSDAA from the coding sequence ATGACTACTGCTGGCTATAGAATTGGAGAAAGTTCTCTTTTAGGGGTTGACTCGCCACAACCCGTGATTCAAGTAAAAAATCTGAATGTGTCTTATCGGGGGGTAGAAGCCTTACAAGGGATTAATTGTGAGTTTCAAGCGGGACGATTAACAGGGATTATTGGTCCCAATGGTGCAGGAAAAAGTACCCTTTTAAAAGCCATGTTGGGGTTATTACCAGCGAAGGGGAAAGTCAAATGGGGAAATGGTTCTTTAGCAACCAATCGATCGCGCTTGGCGTATGTTCCCCAACGCTCTAAAATTGATTGGGATTACCCTGTAACTGTCTGGGATGTGGTGATGATGGGGCGAGTGAAGGCAACAGGATGGTTGCGTCGGTTTTCCGCTTCTTCTCGCCATATTGCCTTAGAATCTTTAAAGCGGGTAGGAATGGAGAAACTTCGCGATCGCGCTATCAGTCAGTTATCAGGGGGACAACAACAAAGAGTCTTTCTCGCTCGGGCTTTAGCCCAACAAGCGGAGATTTTCTTTTTAGATGAACCCTTTGTGGGAGTCGATCAAAAGACGCAAAATATTATCTTTGGCATTTTTCGGGAACTTACAGCATCAGGAAAAACCGTCATTGTAATTAATCATGATTTAGGGGCAACAATTACCCATTTTGATGATTTAATTCTCTTAAATAAGGAACTGATTGCTGCAGGAACACGGGAAACTGTGTTAACAAAAGAAAACTTATATGCAGCGTATGATGGACAAGTTATGTTTTTCTCAGACGCGGCTTAA